TGTGGATAAGTCAATCATCATGGGCCTCACTTGAGGCCCATGATGGTTAACAACTTTAAAAAAACAGCCAGTAAAAACAGTTAACTAAGGATAAAAGCATGATTGAAAAACTGTTTATCGACCGCGCGCCCCAGCCCATTGCGCCTTTTTCCCACGCCTGTCGCGTAGGTGATCTGGTCTTTATCACCGGGCAAATGCCGACGGTGCCAGAAACCAACGAGATGCTTTTGGGCACCTTCACTGAACAGACCCATCGGGTAATGCAAAACCTGGCGATTGTGCTGGAAGAAGTCGGCAGTGCCTTCGAGTATGTGGTTCAGTCCCGGGTGTTTATTACCAATATGGGCCACTTCGAGGAAGTCAATAAAGTCTACGCCAGCTACTTTCCACAGCCGCTACCTACCCGTACCTGCATCGGGGTGACCGGCTTAGCCGGTGGTGCCGATGTGGAAGTCGATATGATTGCCTGGATCCCGCCTGCGCAAGACGGCGCCTAATCGCCCACTTGCGTAATGCTCGCGGGAAGTAACGCGGGCTGCTCACGGTGCTGGGTAAGGGGCTTATTCGCCAGCGCCGTTAATAGGATTTGCAGCGGATCGCCGTGACTCACCAACAAGATGGTTTCACCGCTAACCTGCTGCTCCCACTCCGCTATCACCGCCTGCATACGGCTCACCACTCCGCTCAACGCTTCTACCTGATAGTGACGATGCTCGGCATCCTCGGCATCCAAAGCCCACACGCTGGGATAGTGATCGTCTCCCTGCCCCTCTAATTCACCAAAATTTCGCTCTCGCAAGCGCGTATCCA
This Vreelandella neptunia DNA region includes the following protein-coding sequences:
- a CDS encoding RidA family protein, which encodes MIEKLFIDRAPQPIAPFSHACRVGDLVFITGQMPTVPETNEMLLGTFTEQTHRVMQNLAIVLEEVGSAFEYVVQSRVFITNMGHFEEVNKVYASYFPQPLPTRTCIGVTGLAGGADVEVDMIAWIPPAQDGA
- a CDS encoding histidine phosphatase family protein, whose translation is MSNTLQPLSDHWRNRYLLMRHGHSQANQQGVIVSSPERGIERFGLSEHGEQQLAQLVADWQWPVPTRVVHSDFLRTRQTAAHVAARFGLVPSVDTRLRERNFGELEGQGDDHYPSVWALDAEDAEHRHYQVEALSGVVSRMQAVIAEWEQQVSGETILLVSHGDPLQILLTALANKPLTQHREQPALLPASITQVGD